One genomic region from Argentina anserina chromosome 2, drPotAnse1.1, whole genome shotgun sequence encodes:
- the LOC126783213 gene encoding uncharacterized protein LOC126783213 has product MENATILREWFARVDSEKAGSITALQLKSALAVGNLEFPLSVVQQMIRMYDFDRNGTMSFEEFVALNKFLLKVQQAFSERERGRGYLVPDDVYEALGKIGFLLDSPAFYTVCESFDQKKNGMFRLADFISLCIFVQSARNLFNSFDTAKQGRVTLDLNQFVYCTANCRI; this is encoded by the exons ATGGAGAACGCGACTATTCTGAGAGAGTGGTTCGCCCGAGTTGACTCGGAGAAAGCCGGAAGCATCACTGCCCTTCAGCTCaag AGCGCTCTCGCTGTTGGAAATCTCGAATTCCCTCTCTCAGTTGTTCAGCAAATGATCAG GATGTATGATTTTGATAGAAATGGAACCATGAGCTTTGAAG AGTTTGTTGCACTCAACAAGTTCCTACTCAAG GTTCAACAAGCTTTCTCAGAACGAGAGAG gGGTCGGGGCTATCTCGTTCCTGATGATGTGTATGAG GCATTGGGGAAAATTGGTTTCTTGCTGGACTCCCCTGCTTTTTACACAGTTTGTGAG AGCTTTGATCAAAagaagaatggaatgttccgACTAGCTGACTTCATATCTCTTTGTATATTTGTGCAGTCTGCTCG TAATCTGTTCAATTCATTCGATACAGCTAAGCAAGGGAGAGTGACTCTTGATCTCAACCAATTCGTCTATTGCA CCGCCAATTGCAGAATATGA